The Kribbella jejuensis genome segment TGACCTGGTCCGCCGTCGAACGCGGGCTGGACCTGGACGACACCGCGGCGGTCGCGCAGCGCGCCCGGGAGCTGGTGCTCGAGATCAGCACCGACCCGGACGACCAGTTCGTGATCGCCGACGGGACCGACATCACGGCCGCGATCCGGGAGCCGCGGATCAGCGAGGTGGTGTCGAAGATCGCCACCAACCTGGACGTCCGTAAGGAGCTGATCCGGCGCCAGCGGGCGATCATCGACAAAGCCCAGACCGACGGCGGGATCGTCGTCGAGGGCCGCGACATCGCCACCGTGGTCGCGACCGACGCCGAGCTGAAGGTGCTGCTGACCGCCGACCAGGAGGCCCGGATGGCGCGCCGCGGCGCCGAGCTCGCGGCCGGATCCGTGACCGCGGCCGAGCTCCGCGACCAGATCGTCCGCCGCGATGCCGACGACTCGACGGTGTCGGAGTTCCAGGTCGCCTCCGACGGTGCCGTCACGATCGACTCGACCGACCTGACCCTGGAGGAGGTCGTCGACGTGATCAGCCGGCTCGCCACCGAGACCGTCCCCCGGAGCCAGGAGCTATGACGGCAGAACTCACCAGGCACGAGGACCTGCCGCGCACCGACGACCTGCCGCCCCTGCCGTACCGCCTCGCGCTGCCGATGCGGTACATCGCCCGGCCGTACTTCCGGCACAAGTACAACCTGACCATCCACCACGAGGACCGGTTCCCGCGGACCGGTCCGTTGCTGATGACACCGAACCACCTGAGCCTGCTGGACGCCCCGCTGCTCGGCGCGATGGCGCCGCGGATGCTGCACCAGCTCGGCAAGGTCGAGGTGTTCGGCGGCGTACAGGGCAAGTTCCTGCACCGGATCGGCCAGATCCCGGTCGACCGGTCGTCGTACGACATGCTCGCGGTCCGGAAGTCGATCAAGGTACTGCGGGACGGACGGGTGCTGAACATCTACCCCGAGGGCACCCGCGGGCCGGGCGATTTCAGCCGGATCCGGATCGGGGTGGCCTACCTGGCGATGGTCACCGGCGCGCCGATCCTGCCGGTGGCGCTGATGGGAACCCGCTTGCCGGCCGGTAGTGTGGAGGGTCATCCACCGGCCGGGAGCCGGATCGACATCGTGTACGGCGAGCCGTTCTCCGTGGACCGCGTACCCTTTCCCAGGAGACATACCGACGTACAGGCGGTCGCCGACCACATCGGCGACGTGCTGCGCGCCCACGTGAAGGCGGCCGTCGAAGAAACCGGCCACCCACTTCCGGGCTGGCGAGACCAGAAGGACCCTGATGACTGACCTGCCCACCGAACTACCGACGCACGACCGTGAGGACACCGGGCCGCTGCCCGTGCTCGCGATCGTCGGCCGGCCGAACGTGGGCAAGTCCACGCTGGTCAACCGGATCATCGGCCGCCGCGAGGCGGTCGTCGAGGACACCCCGGGCGTCACCCGCGACCGCGTCTCGTACGACGCCAACTGGGCCGGCCGCGAGTTCACCGTCGTCGACACCGGCGGCTGGGACCCGGACGCGGTCGGGATGGCCGCTCTGGTCGCGGCGCAGGCCGAGGTCGCGATCAACGCCGCCGACGCGGTGCTGTTCGTGGTCGATGCGGTGGTCGGCATCACCGACGCCGACGAGGCCGTCGTCCGGGTGCTGCGGAAGTCCGGCAAGCCCGTCGTACTGGCCGCCAACAAGGTCGACGACCAGCGGATCGAGTCCGAGGCGATGAACCTGTGGAGCCTTGGGATCGGCGAGCCGTTCCCGGTGTCCGCGATGCACGGGCGCGGCACCGGCGACATGCTGGACGCCGTACTCGCGGCCCTCCCGGAGGCGCCCGCGGAGCGCGACGGCGAGGTCGGGGGACCGCGCCGGATCGCGATCGTCGGCAAGCCGAACGTGGGCAAGTCGTCGCTGCTGAACAAGGTCGCCAAGGAGGACCGGGTCGTCGTCAGCGACGTCGCCGGGACGACGGTCGACCCGGTCGACGAGCTGATCACGCTGAGCGGCAAGGAGTACCGGTTCATCGACACCGCCGGGATCCGGCGCAAGGTCAAGAACGCCTCCGGCCACGAGTACTACGCGTCGCTGCGGACCAACGCCGCGATCGAGCGGGCCGAGGTCGTCGTGGTGGTGATCGACTCGTCCGAATCGATCACCGAGCAGGACCTGCGGATCATGAACGCGGTCGAGGAAGCCGGCAAGGCGCTGGTGATCGCGTACAACAAGTGGGACCTGATGGACGACGAGCGCCGCTACTACCTGGAGCGCGAGATCGACCGCGACCTGGTCCAGTTCCGCTGGGCCCCGCGGGTCAACATCAGCGCACTCACCGGCTGGCACATGGACAAGCTCGTCCCGGCCATCGAAGCCGCGCTGGAGGGCTGGCAGACCCGCGTCCCGACCGGCCAGCTGAACGCCTTCCTGGGCCGCCTGGTCGCCGCCCACCCGCACCCGGTCCGCTCCGGAAAGCAACCGAAGATCCTGTTCGGCACCCAGGCCACCACCATGCCGCCGACCTTCGCGATCTTCACCTCCGGCCAGATCGAACCCTCCTACCAACGCTTCATAGAACGCCGCCTCCGCGAAGACTTCGGCTTCGTCGGCAGCCCCGTCCACGTCCAGATCCGCCCCCGCCAAAAGAACAAGAAACGCTGACCCAGCCCGGTGAGAACCACTCCCCGGAATGCTGTAAGGTTTACCCCGGTTCGCTGTTGGGGCGGACCATCGGGCTGTGGCGTAGTTTGGTAACGCGTTCGGCTGGGGGCCGAAAGATCGCAGGTTCAAATCCTGTCAGCCCGACCCTTCAGAGGGACACCGAAACTGTCGGTGTCCCTCTTTACGTTTCTCCCATGAGTACACCTGGGGATCGACGGAGCTGGAACGACGACCAACTGCGGCAGGCGGTGGAGAGCAGCCCGTCGTGGCGTGCGGTCGCTCGCGCACTGGGGTTGAAGAACACCTCCACGGGACCGATCAGGCGGCACGCAGCGCGGCTCGAGCTGGACACGTCGCACTTCACAGGACAGCGTCGGTGGTCCGATCAGCAGTTGCGTGAAGCTGTGGCAGCGGCCAGTTGCTGGGCGAACGTGCTGGCCAGCCTGCGCATTGTCGATACCGGAGAAGAGCGGGTCAGGATCAAGGGCCACGCCGTCCGACTGGGCTTGGACTGCAGTCATCTGAAGTCGCCACTGGCCCAGCCGACGCCGACCGAGGTATTCGACGAGCCGGTTAGGCCCGAGATGCTTCGCTACTCGGCCACAGCGTTGGCGATGGCCTGGTTCACGTTGCGCGGATGTGCGGTTGCGCTGCCGATCGAACCACAGGAGTACGACCTGTTGGTGACGACGTCGAAGGGCATCCAACGAGTCCAGGTGAAGTCGTGCGCGTCTCGCAACAAGCGCGGCTATTGGGAAGTTGGCATCGGCCGACGTCCCTACGTTCTCGACAAGTCCGCGAGCAAGATGCCGTACGACCCCGACACGATCGACGCGTTCTTCATCCTTCTCGGCGATGGCGGAATCTACGTGATCCCCAGCTCGGTGTTGGCCGGCCGGGTCCGCATCTCGGCGGAGAGCTACACCCCGTACCGCGTGGGTGATGCGTCCAGCCTGCTCGGTGGGGCGCCGGTGGAGACCGGCGCCCCGCGGCGGGTGTCAGCGTACGCCGGTGAGTTCGTCGGTCCGAGGTTCCTCCGGGATCCTCAGGGTTTCGCCTTCGATGTCTACTCGGGGGGTGAGGCGGTCTAGCCACTTCGGGAACCACCACGCTCGGTCGCCGAGGAGGCTGAGGATGGCGGGGACGAGCGTCATCCGGACGACGAACGCGTCGATCAGCACGCCGATCGTGAGACCGAAGCCGATCGCCTTGATGATCGGGTCGTGGACGAGGATGAAGCCGGCGAAGACCGACGCCATGATCAGCGCGGCGGCGGTGACGACGCGCGCCCCGTGGC includes the following:
- the cmk gene encoding (d)CMP kinase gives rise to the protein MIIAVDGPSGSGKSSTARGVANRLGLRYLDTGATYRAVTWSAVERGLDLDDTAAVAQRARELVLEISTDPDDQFVIADGTDITAAIREPRISEVVSKIATNLDVRKELIRRQRAIIDKAQTDGGIVVEGRDIATVVATDAELKVLLTADQEARMARRGAELAAGSVTAAELRDQIVRRDADDSTVSEFQVASDGAVTIDSTDLTLEEVVDVISRLATETVPRSQEL
- a CDS encoding lysophospholipid acyltransferase family protein, giving the protein MTAELTRHEDLPRTDDLPPLPYRLALPMRYIARPYFRHKYNLTIHHEDRFPRTGPLLMTPNHLSLLDAPLLGAMAPRMLHQLGKVEVFGGVQGKFLHRIGQIPVDRSSYDMLAVRKSIKVLRDGRVLNIYPEGTRGPGDFSRIRIGVAYLAMVTGAPILPVALMGTRLPAGSVEGHPPAGSRIDIVYGEPFSVDRVPFPRRHTDVQAVADHIGDVLRAHVKAAVEETGHPLPGWRDQKDPDD
- a CDS encoding group I intron-associated PD-(D/E)XK endonuclease, with amino-acid sequence MSTPGDRRSWNDDQLRQAVESSPSWRAVARALGLKNTSTGPIRRHAARLELDTSHFTGQRRWSDQQLREAVAAASCWANVLASLRIVDTGEERVRIKGHAVRLGLDCSHLKSPLAQPTPTEVFDEPVRPEMLRYSATALAMAWFTLRGCAVALPIEPQEYDLLVTTSKGIQRVQVKSCASRNKRGYWEVGIGRRPYVLDKSASKMPYDPDTIDAFFILLGDGGIYVIPSSVLAGRVRISAESYTPYRVGDASSLLGGAPVETGAPRRVSAYAGEFVGPRFLRDPQGFAFDVYSGGEAV
- the der gene encoding ribosome biogenesis GTPase Der, with the protein product MTDLPTELPTHDREDTGPLPVLAIVGRPNVGKSTLVNRIIGRREAVVEDTPGVTRDRVSYDANWAGREFTVVDTGGWDPDAVGMAALVAAQAEVAINAADAVLFVVDAVVGITDADEAVVRVLRKSGKPVVLAANKVDDQRIESEAMNLWSLGIGEPFPVSAMHGRGTGDMLDAVLAALPEAPAERDGEVGGPRRIAIVGKPNVGKSSLLNKVAKEDRVVVSDVAGTTVDPVDELITLSGKEYRFIDTAGIRRKVKNASGHEYYASLRTNAAIERAEVVVVVIDSSESITEQDLRIMNAVEEAGKALVIAYNKWDLMDDERRYYLEREIDRDLVQFRWAPRVNISALTGWHMDKLVPAIEAALEGWQTRVPTGQLNAFLGRLVAAHPHPVRSGKQPKILFGTQATTMPPTFAIFTSGQIEPSYQRFIERRLREDFGFVGSPVHVQIRPRQKNKKR